The Aureispira anguillae genome contains a region encoding:
- a CDS encoding DUF4412 domain-containing protein: MNKITLLLIVFLASSTVVWAQTFEGIIEMHQVTSNGLEYDLKWYIKGDKIAYELSSASSRGEVQMRCVPQKSTNSMLMISGNTKRVIPASDITSPIGFSMEGAKLQNKGTVKHKDFSSVQHWEISTAEIVADVEITTDVKINFSEYKEFFKSDYGLCALAELGQEGFPLSSVTKDKNGNVLTKTTLKKVTRTTLSDSYFK, encoded by the coding sequence ATGAATAAAATAACTCTACTATTAATTGTTTTCTTGGCTTCTTCAACGGTTGTTTGGGCACAAACTTTTGAAGGAATAATAGAGATGCATCAGGTAACATCTAATGGGTTAGAATACGATCTAAAATGGTACATCAAAGGTGACAAAATCGCCTATGAACTATCCTCAGCATCGAGTAGAGGAGAGGTGCAAATGAGGTGTGTGCCTCAAAAAAGTACCAATTCTATGTTGATGATTAGTGGAAATACTAAGAGAGTCATTCCTGCGAGTGATATTACTTCACCAATTGGGTTTTCTATGGAAGGAGCCAAGCTTCAAAATAAGGGAACTGTTAAACACAAGGATTTTAGTTCGGTTCAACATTGGGAAATCTCTACTGCAGAAATTGTGGCGGATGTTGAGATAACAACAGATGTGAAAATTAATTTTTCGGAATACAAAGAATTTTTTAAATCTGATTATGGGCTCTGTGCTTTGGCGGAATTAGGACAAGAAGGCTTTCCTTTAAGTAGCGTTACTAAGGACAAAAATGGCAATGTATTGACTAAAACAACCCTCAAAAAAGTAACAAGAACAACTTTGTCGGATTCTTATTTTAAATAA
- the nhaD gene encoding sodium:proton antiporter NhaD, whose translation MLTAVILTFIIGYLAIVFEHPLKLDKTVPALIMAAVCWALVSLGHIPLPEGHIAHGAAHDYYKDELGPTLLHHIGKTAEILIFLIGAMTIVELIDLHKGFSAITDRIKTTQKSTMLWLITPLAFFLSATLDNLACTIVLVSLLRKLVPVKEERIYFIGLAVIAANAGGAWSPIGDVTTTMLWINDNVSTSGLIVNILIPSIVCAVVPTFFMSRMSYMKGAITIPESSRETNTDSKKVVGSTVMLVAGLTGLIFVPIFKVITHLPPYVGMMLSLGMVWLISEYLHPDEDFEDKHHYSAHNALSRIEMSSILFFLGILMAVASLESMGTLKSLAVYMDNTIPNRDIVIAVLGLGSALIDNVPLVAAAMGMYTEGIDDKLWHFLAYSAGTGGSMLIIGSAAGVAAMGMEKIDFMWYVKHIAWLAFIGFVAGAIVFLLLYPVLNGDVSAADPILNTGTDLIKTIG comes from the coding sequence ATGCTAACAGCAGTAATTCTTACTTTTATCATTGGCTATTTAGCAATAGTTTTTGAACACCCCTTAAAACTTGACAAAACGGTTCCTGCATTGATAATGGCCGCAGTTTGTTGGGCATTAGTATCTTTGGGGCATATACCACTTCCCGAAGGGCACATTGCACATGGAGCTGCACACGATTATTACAAAGATGAATTAGGACCTACTTTGTTGCACCATATTGGGAAGACGGCAGAAATCCTTATCTTTTTAATAGGAGCAATGACAATTGTAGAGTTGATTGATTTGCACAAAGGCTTTTCTGCTATAACTGATCGAATCAAAACAACTCAAAAATCAACCATGCTTTGGTTGATTACTCCTTTAGCCTTTTTTCTATCGGCTACCTTAGATAACTTAGCTTGTACCATCGTATTGGTTTCTTTATTGAGAAAACTAGTTCCTGTAAAAGAAGAAAGAATTTATTTTATAGGTTTGGCAGTTATTGCTGCAAACGCAGGGGGAGCTTGGTCACCAATTGGAGATGTGACAACAACAATGTTGTGGATTAACGATAATGTATCTACGAGTGGTTTGATTGTTAATATTTTGATACCATCTATTGTTTGTGCAGTTGTACCTACCTTTTTTATGTCTAGAATGTCGTACATGAAAGGAGCAATTACAATACCTGAATCTAGCCGTGAAACTAATACAGATTCCAAAAAGGTAGTAGGAAGTACCGTTATGTTGGTAGCAGGATTAACAGGGTTAATTTTTGTTCCAATATTTAAAGTAATTACCCATTTACCTCCTTATGTAGGCATGATGCTTTCTTTGGGAATGGTATGGTTGATCTCAGAATATTTACACCCTGACGAAGATTTTGAAGACAAACACCATTACTCTGCTCATAATGCCTTGTCTAGAATCGAGATGTCTAGTATTTTATTTTTTCTAGGAATTTTGATGGCAGTGGCTTCTTTAGAATCAATGGGAACACTAAAATCTTTGGCAGTATATATGGACAATACGATTCCAAATCGAGATATTGTAATTGCTGTTTTAGGTTTAGGTTCTGCTTTGATTGATAATGTGCCTTTGGTAGCAGCAGCTATGGGAATGTATACAGAGGGGATTGATGATAAATTGTGGCATTTCTTAGCTTACTCTGCTGGTACAGGAGGATCTATGTTAATTATTGGTTCTGCTGCGGGAGTAGCGGCAATGGGAATGGAAAAAATTGACTTTATGTGGTATGTTAAACATATTGCTTGGTTGGCTTTTATTGGTTTTGTGGCAGGAGCAATCGTATTTTTATTGTTATATCCTGTTTTGAATGGAGACGTTTCAGCTGCTGACCCAATTTTAAATACAGGAACAGACTTAATTAAAACAATCGGTTAA
- a CDS encoding COG1470 family protein: MKLLNKIFLLVVCFLCSGAFLEAQVGINILQPDTSAILHLESTDRGFLPPRMTTAQRDNIYSPKPGLTIFNSEDSTVQYYTGRCWLPVWQESCDDCLFDFSIENQNGNIDRIMGNSDSTRLFINQTNGLSSVGVYVIANLPQGITASIDRAVVTGTDTVNLTVTADIFAPAGTYPIVVQAACDGTIKSQVYVVTIDPCIEIDLIAPTVNYDLQAVNNLPTSTPVCVVLRIPPGLEMTNDTSGAPVYTSGNLHAQSRVGIWNEGFLLAHGGKGGVGAGLQGQTGEGAPGTHAMHLTTHTHLVNTGRIYGGGGGGGSVGFLATIPIPQPIGNFNLGIGAGGGGGAQLGEGGNLGTGFGYYEAGTAASGGMLALPGNGGVLTTPISFQVTVAQFTITPAVFGGNGGGYGLPGQEGSLSFNLDVTINIPFVGNVSIFNQNFPDPPLTVFPDGGAAGHAIKRNNNLLIGPIDGNYQTTNIKGMIGN; the protein is encoded by the coding sequence ATGAAATTATTAAATAAGATTTTTCTTCTCGTGGTTTGTTTTCTTTGTAGTGGTGCTTTTTTAGAGGCACAAGTAGGGATCAATATTCTTCAACCAGATACTTCAGCGATCTTGCATTTGGAGTCTACTGATAGGGGTTTTTTGCCTCCACGAATGACAACAGCACAACGAGATAACATTTATAGTCCCAAACCTGGATTAACCATTTTTAATAGCGAAGATAGCACGGTACAATATTATACAGGAAGGTGCTGGTTGCCTGTTTGGCAAGAAAGCTGTGACGATTGCCTATTTGATTTTTCGATAGAGAATCAAAATGGGAATATTGATCGAATTATGGGGAATAGCGATTCTACCCGTCTTTTTATCAACCAAACGAATGGACTTTCTTCGGTAGGTGTTTATGTGATTGCTAATTTACCACAAGGAATTACAGCTTCTATTGACCGTGCAGTGGTTACTGGAACGGATACGGTTAACCTAACTGTTACAGCAGATATTTTTGCTCCAGCAGGAACTTATCCTATTGTCGTACAAGCTGCTTGTGACGGAACAATAAAAAGCCAAGTTTATGTGGTAACAATTGATCCTTGTATAGAAATTGATTTAATTGCACCTACTGTAAATTATGACTTACAGGCGGTTAATAATCTACCTACTTCTACGCCTGTTTGTGTTGTGTTGCGGATTCCGCCAGGGCTGGAAATGACAAATGATACTTCTGGCGCTCCTGTTTATACTTCTGGTAACTTACATGCACAGTCTAGAGTTGGAATTTGGAACGAAGGATTTTTATTGGCTCATGGTGGTAAAGGAGGAGTTGGTGCTGGTTTGCAAGGACAAACTGGAGAAGGTGCGCCAGGAACTCATGCCATGCATTTGACAACGCATACTCATTTGGTGAACACTGGTCGTATTTATGGCGGCGGTGGTGGTGGTGGATCTGTAGGCTTTTTAGCTACAATTCCGATCCCTCAACCAATTGGTAATTTTAATTTAGGAATTGGTGCTGGCGGAGGCGGTGGCGCTCAATTGGGCGAAGGTGGAAATCTTGGTACAGGATTTGGTTATTATGAAGCAGGAACTGCTGCGAGTGGTGGTATGCTTGCATTGCCTGGAAATGGGGGAGTGTTAACAACGCCAATTTCTTTTCAAGTGACGGTAGCACAATTTACCATTACTCCTGCTGTATTTGGTGGGAATGGCGGTGGATATGGTTTGCCTGGGCAAGAAGGAAGTTTGAGCTTTAATTTGGATGTAACCATTAATATTCCTTTTGTTGGGAATGTGAGCATCTTTAATCAAAATTTCCCTGATCCACCATTAACTGTATTTCCTGATGGAGGAGCTGCTGGTCATGCAATCAAGCGCAATAACAACCTTCTTATTGGTCCTATTGATGGTAATTATCAAACCACCAATATAAAAGGAATGATTGGCAACTAA
- a CDS encoding alkane 1-monooxygenase, translating to MWKDLKYLFAYIIPAIVIHALYYRGIWSYNGVTVSFVLIPLLEAFFPGNSNNLTTSEEQTQASKFFFTLLLYLNVPILLGISYWYFYSIANLPLATYEMVGLTLTVGIYLGGVGINVAHELGHRNQLLPQLLSKILLIPNLYMHFAIEHNHGHHVHIATPQDPASSRFNETIYAFYIRSVVYSYLSAWKIEAKRLQKENKTPFSIYNQMIHFQLIQIGYLTFLVFLFDWAILPFALLAAILGFLMLETVNYIEHYGLQRRQLESGRYEAVQPWHSWNCNHDIGRILLYELTRHSDHHYKSNRQYQILRHFEKAPLLPWGYPTSMLIAMIPPLWFYLMNPRVIKMNHV from the coding sequence ATGTGGAAAGATTTAAAATACTTATTCGCTTACATTATTCCTGCGATTGTCATCCATGCTCTTTATTATAGAGGAATTTGGTCCTATAATGGCGTCACAGTCTCTTTTGTCCTAATTCCTCTTCTCGAAGCCTTTTTTCCAGGCAACAGTAATAATTTAACCACATCAGAAGAACAAACGCAAGCCAGTAAGTTCTTTTTTACGCTTTTACTTTATCTAAATGTCCCTATCCTTTTGGGCATTAGTTATTGGTATTTTTATAGCATTGCCAATCTTCCGTTAGCCACTTATGAAATGGTTGGACTAACGTTAACGGTAGGCATCTATTTGGGAGGGGTTGGTATTAATGTAGCGCACGAATTAGGGCATCGCAATCAATTATTGCCTCAGCTCCTTTCCAAAATTTTATTGATCCCTAACCTCTATATGCATTTTGCTATTGAACACAATCACGGTCACCATGTACACATTGCCACGCCTCAAGACCCTGCAAGTTCCCGCTTTAATGAGACCATTTATGCCTTTTATATTCGTTCTGTTGTTTATAGTTATCTTTCTGCTTGGAAAATTGAAGCAAAACGGCTACAAAAAGAAAACAAAACGCCCTTTAGCATTTACAATCAAATGATTCATTTTCAGTTGATACAAATAGGATATTTAACATTCCTTGTGTTTCTTTTTGATTGGGCTATTCTCCCTTTTGCTCTCCTTGCTGCAATTTTGGGCTTTCTAATGTTAGAAACCGTTAATTATATTGAGCATTATGGTTTACAACGTCGCCAATTAGAGTCTGGACGTTATGAAGCTGTGCAACCTTGGCATTCTTGGAATTGCAACCATGACATTGGTCGGATTCTACTCTATGAATTAACTCGGCACTCTGATCATCATTACAAATCGAATCGCCAATATCAAATTTTGCGACACTTCGAAAAAGCCCCCTTATTGCCTTGGGGCTACCCCACCTCTATGCTAATTGCCATGATTCCTCCCTTATGGTTCTATTTAATGAATCCTAGAGTAATAAAAATGAACCATGTATAA
- a CDS encoding aminotransferase class V-fold PLP-dependent enzyme, protein MKDWSQILTHTGEHKEEYYNAIVPPIIQSSNFAFPSIAAFRAGFKDELDSSLYTRGNNPTVRILRQKLAAMEGSEDALVFSSGAAAIAAAVIANVAAGDHIICVQKPYSWTAKLIGNFLQRFGVEHSFVDGRSIKNIEAEIRPNTTVMMLESPNSLTFELQDLKACAALAQQHQITTIIDNSYCSPYYQNPIEYGIDIVVHSGTKYLGGHSDVVFGVVCSSQSMIKKIFASEYMTLGACISPNDAWLVIRGLRTLPIRLEKISQTTQTVIQYLKKHPKVDYVCYPLDEDFPQYELAKEQMRGAGGLFSVNFKANSIEQMERFCDSLTDFFQLAVSWGGHEALQIPTCVFYNLHPNEVPPLPFTFVRYYIGLEEADYLIDKFERALALL, encoded by the coding sequence ATGAAGGATTGGTCACAAATTTTAACGCATACAGGAGAACATAAAGAAGAATATTACAATGCCATTGTTCCTCCTATTATACAATCTTCTAATTTTGCTTTTCCTTCTATTGCTGCATTTCGAGCAGGTTTTAAAGATGAGCTAGACAGCAGCTTATACACTCGTGGAAACAATCCCACTGTTCGTATTTTGCGCCAAAAATTAGCCGCAATGGAGGGCAGTGAAGATGCGCTAGTCTTCTCTAGTGGTGCAGCTGCTATTGCAGCAGCAGTGATTGCCAATGTTGCCGCAGGCGATCACATTATTTGTGTCCAAAAACCTTATAGCTGGACGGCGAAACTCATTGGTAATTTCTTGCAACGCTTTGGAGTTGAACACAGCTTTGTTGATGGTCGAAGTATAAAAAATATAGAGGCTGAAATTCGTCCGAACACCACTGTAATGATGTTAGAAAGTCCCAACTCCCTTACCTTTGAACTTCAAGACCTAAAAGCTTGTGCAGCATTAGCTCAACAGCATCAGATTACGACCATTATAGACAATAGCTATTGCAGCCCCTATTATCAAAATCCCATTGAATATGGTATTGACATCGTTGTCCACTCTGGCACCAAATACCTAGGAGGGCATAGTGATGTTGTTTTTGGGGTTGTTTGCTCAAGTCAGTCTATGATTAAGAAAATCTTTGCGTCAGAATATATGACATTAGGGGCTTGTATTTCTCCCAATGATGCTTGGTTGGTAATTAGGGGCTTGCGTACACTTCCCATTCGCTTAGAGAAGATTAGCCAAACCACTCAAACCGTTATACAATATCTAAAAAAGCATCCCAAAGTAGATTATGTTTGCTACCCCTTGGATGAAGATTTTCCTCAATACGAATTAGCAAAAGAGCAAATGCGTGGTGCAGGGGGTCTATTTTCTGTCAACTTCAAAGCCAATAGCATAGAACAAATGGAGCGTTTTTGTGATTCATTAACAGATTTTTTCCAATTGGCCGTTTCTTGGGGAGGGCATGAAGCCTTACAAATTCCAACTTGTGTCTTCTATAATTTACATCCTAATGAAGTTCCTCCGCTCCCATTTACCTTTGTTCGTTATTATATAGGTTTGGAAGAAGCTGATTATTTGATTGACAAATTTGAACGAGCACTCGCTTTACTGTAA
- a CDS encoding TetR/AcrR family transcriptional regulator has translation MGRKSKADVRKKEILEHFYIILKEEGFENASIAKIANLMEVNPSLLIHYFKTKEEMVVAFVEFLLGRYEDTFKEQMLGAKDPQERFNNILDVMFSEDWLTFSDQTVFYACYYLSSRHPRIKERFQVMYNRFKELLIPHAISWMETGVIKEANPEDVVDYLIVVNEGLTYFDKLMSDPEGFKRRAKFLKSSVLKTLTS, from the coding sequence ATGGGCAGAAAAAGTAAAGCAGATGTACGCAAAAAAGAAATTTTAGAACATTTTTATATTATTCTAAAAGAAGAAGGATTTGAAAACGCATCAATAGCAAAGATAGCAAACCTTATGGAGGTAAATCCAAGCTTATTAATTCACTATTTCAAAACCAAAGAAGAAATGGTGGTTGCTTTTGTTGAGTTTTTGTTAGGGCGTTATGAAGATACTTTTAAAGAACAAATGCTAGGGGCAAAAGACCCACAAGAACGATTTAATAATATATTGGATGTTATGTTTAGTGAGGATTGGTTGACTTTTTCGGACCAAACTGTTTTTTATGCTTGCTATTATTTGTCTTCGAGACATCCTAGAATCAAAGAGCGTTTTCAAGTTATGTATAACCGTTTTAAGGAATTATTGATTCCTCATGCTATTTCTTGGATGGAAACAGGGGTTATCAAAGAAGCAAACCCAGAAGATGTGGTCGATTATTTGATTGTTGTGAATGAAGGATTAACTTATTTTGATAAATTAATGAGTGATCCTGAAGGGTTTAAACGTCGAGCTAAATTTTTAAAATCTTCTGTTCTTAAAACCTTAACTAGTTAA
- a CDS encoding MBL fold metallo-hydrolase, with protein sequence MTKTIGKIIFTITLCLMTTLGFSQTKEIQIEFIGNCGFHMTDGITNFYIDFPYKSGAYGYMEFDKAELDSIKENSIFIFTHKHADHYSKKNLKKVMKKKRGKTFGVSNISELEMLSETISDFEIKAYKTKHTFLGIPCRHYSYLITWHGKKIFISGDATNPETIGGMDNLELAFVPYWILKSAKEQEIEIDAKMFAVYHLYPAQIPSANKHWGKVENIRPMVKQGEIIKIAL encoded by the coding sequence ATGACAAAGACGATTGGAAAAATAATTTTCACGATTACTTTATGCTTAATGACAACATTGGGGTTTTCACAGACAAAAGAGATTCAAATTGAATTTATCGGAAACTGTGGATTCCACATGACTGACGGAATTACAAATTTTTACATAGATTTTCCATATAAGTCTGGAGCCTATGGATATATGGAGTTTGATAAAGCAGAGTTAGATAGCATAAAAGAAAATTCTATTTTCATCTTTACTCATAAACATGCTGATCATTATTCGAAAAAGAATTTGAAAAAAGTAATGAAAAAAAAACGAGGAAAGACATTTGGCGTTTCCAATATCTCAGAATTAGAAATGTTGAGTGAAACAATTAGTGACTTTGAAATAAAGGCATATAAAACGAAACACACATTTTTGGGAATTCCATGTAGGCATTATTCCTATTTAATAACCTGGCACGGAAAAAAAATATTTATATCTGGCGATGCAACGAATCCAGAAACAATTGGGGGCATGGATAATCTTGAATTGGCTTTTGTGCCATATTGGATTCTAAAAAGTGCAAAAGAGCAAGAAATTGAAATTGATGCAAAGATGTTTGCCGTTTATCATTTGTATCCTGCACAAATACCTAGTGCAAACAAACACTGGGGAAAGGTTGAAAACATAAGACCAATGGTTAAGCAAGGCGAAATAATAAAAATTGCATTATAA
- a CDS encoding BatA domain-containing protein, with protein sequence MSFVYPWFLWALLALAIPVIIHLFHFRRFKTVYFTNVKFLKEVKEQTSARSKIKHLLVLIARILTLAFLVFAFAMPYLPNKNGKVKSGNKDVSIFFDNSFSMAAESEDVRLLEKARTRVEEIVSAYSVDDRIQILTADFEGRDQRLLSKEDALTRINEVKITHNVRNLSKVLARQKQAVNGGKNKNKELYIVSDFQKNITDLSPYKDTTISLNLVPLQSVQNQNVAIDTAWFQSPVQSLNQPNPLVVKVRNLSDREIPNVRMSLYIDNQTRPVGTLTIPAQTSVYDTIDIPVLRTGWHEAKLTITDFPIEFDNDYYFTFNVDEQVDILQIHEGTPNRFVAATFLDNDYFKATSQNAGQLNYTEFPNYDLVILDELKSIPSGLISELKNYAMNGGNVVLFPHHEANLSDYNNLTRQFNANAYGSLDVRERKVSYINFEEFIFNDVFEDRRSNLKLPVTQANYKIAKRATSGEEVILRYRDGGTFVGKYTQGKGHLFLCAAPLGVDYSDFVKNGEIFVPMLYKMALSATTEDKVAYIIGKDDVLETDNRASSSELVYKLQGNQGEFIPEQRPMGSRVMLGLNNQIKAAGFYNLYLKKDEVLDKFGFNYDRKESYLTFYNVEDLGNLMGSNVAIIEGTNSTDFTEIIATQSKGTPLWKWCLVIALIFLAIETALLRLWKI encoded by the coding sequence ATGAGTTTTGTATATCCTTGGTTTTTGTGGGCTTTGTTGGCTCTAGCTATTCCTGTTATCATTCACCTCTTTCATTTTAGAAGGTTTAAAACAGTTTATTTTACCAATGTTAAATTTCTAAAAGAGGTAAAAGAACAGACTTCTGCTCGTTCCAAGATAAAGCACCTATTGGTATTGATAGCACGTATTTTGACATTGGCCTTTTTGGTCTTTGCCTTTGCGATGCCTTACCTTCCTAACAAGAATGGGAAAGTGAAATCTGGAAATAAAGATGTGAGCATCTTTTTTGATAATTCGTTTAGTATGGCTGCCGAGAGTGAGGATGTGCGCTTGTTAGAAAAAGCTAGGACTAGAGTAGAGGAAATTGTTTCGGCTTATAGTGTAGACGATAGAATCCAGATTTTAACGGCAGATTTTGAAGGTAGAGATCAACGTTTATTGAGTAAGGAGGATGCTTTAACAAGGATTAATGAAGTAAAAATCACCCATAATGTGCGTAATTTATCCAAGGTGCTTGCTCGACAAAAACAGGCTGTTAATGGAGGAAAGAACAAAAACAAAGAATTGTACATTGTTTCTGATTTTCAGAAAAATATAACAGATTTATCTCCTTATAAGGATACAACCATTAGTTTGAATTTAGTGCCGTTGCAATCGGTTCAAAATCAAAATGTTGCTATAGATACCGCATGGTTTCAATCTCCTGTGCAGAGTTTGAACCAGCCGAATCCATTGGTGGTTAAGGTGCGAAACCTAAGTGATCGAGAAATTCCCAATGTGCGTATGAGTTTGTATATTGACAATCAGACTCGTCCAGTGGGTACCCTTACCATTCCTGCTCAGACTTCGGTGTATGATACCATTGATATTCCTGTTTTGAGAACGGGGTGGCATGAAGCAAAATTGACCATTACGGATTTTCCAATTGAGTTTGATAACGATTACTATTTTACGTTTAATGTAGATGAACAGGTGGATATTTTACAAATCCACGAAGGCACCCCCAATCGTTTTGTAGCAGCAACGTTTTTGGATAATGATTATTTTAAAGCAACCTCCCAAAACGCAGGGCAATTGAATTATACCGAATTTCCTAATTACGATTTGGTTATTTTAGATGAACTAAAATCAATTCCTTCTGGCTTGATTAGTGAACTAAAAAATTATGCGATGAATGGTGGGAATGTGGTTCTTTTTCCACATCATGAAGCCAACTTGAGCGATTATAACAACCTAACTAGACAGTTTAATGCCAATGCTTATGGTAGCTTGGATGTAAGGGAACGGAAGGTTTCTTATATCAATTTCGAAGAGTTTATTTTTAACGATGTATTTGAAGATAGAAGAAGCAATCTTAAACTGCCTGTTACGCAAGCCAATTATAAAATCGCTAAGCGAGCAACTTCTGGCGAAGAAGTCATTTTGAGATACCGAGATGGGGGCACTTTTGTAGGAAAATATACCCAAGGAAAAGGGCATCTATTCCTTTGTGCTGCACCTTTGGGAGTGGATTATTCTGATTTTGTTAAGAATGGTGAAATCTTTGTCCCAATGCTTTATAAAATGGCACTATCGGCAACAACAGAAGACAAAGTTGCTTATATTATTGGCAAAGACGATGTGTTGGAAACAGACAACAGAGCTTCTTCTTCTGAATTGGTTTATAAACTTCAAGGCAATCAAGGGGAATTTATTCCCGAACAACGCCCTATGGGAAGCCGTGTAATGTTGGGGTTAAATAACCAAATTAAAGCAGCAGGTTTCTATAATTTATACCTCAAAAAGGATGAAGTTTTGGATAAGTTTGGCTTTAATTATGACCGAAAGGAGTCCTATCTTACTTTTTATAATGTTGAAGATTTGGGCAACTTGATGGGAAGCAATGTAGCAATTATAGAAGGAACCAATAGCACTGATTTTACAGAAATTATTGCAACTCAAAGCAAAGGGACACCACTCTGGAAATGGTGCTTGGTGATTGCCTTGATCTTTTTGGCTATAGAAACCGCTTTGTTGCGTTTGTGGAAGATTTGA
- the ruvX gene encoding Holliday junction resolvase RuvX, producing MARIMAIDYGIKRVGLATTDPLQIIASPLDTIATAQLLAFFENYLKTEDVECIVIGEPKHKDGSPTYLEGHIKGFIKRFKKVYPAIKIERQDEAFTSKMAEDVIQKTVKKKKDRQDKGLVDQISACLILQEYMGFF from the coding sequence ATGGCTAGAATAATGGCCATAGACTATGGTATAAAACGAGTGGGCTTGGCAACAACAGACCCTTTACAGATCATTGCAAGCCCACTCGATACCATTGCAACTGCTCAACTGTTGGCTTTTTTTGAAAATTACTTGAAGACAGAGGACGTAGAATGCATTGTTATTGGTGAGCCCAAACATAAAGATGGAAGCCCAACCTATTTAGAAGGGCATATAAAGGGCTTTATTAAGCGGTTTAAAAAGGTATACCCAGCCATTAAGATTGAACGCCAAGATGAGGCTTTTACCTCAAAAATGGCAGAAGATGTGATTCAAAAAACAGTTAAAAAGAAAAAGGACAGGCAAGACAAGGGCTTGGTCGATCAAATTAGTGCTTGCCTTATTCTTCAAGAATACATGGGGTTCTTTTAG